The following proteins come from a genomic window of Gossypium raimondii isolate GPD5lz chromosome 5, ASM2569854v1, whole genome shotgun sequence:
- the LOC105768747 gene encoding leucine-rich repeat extensin-like protein 4, whose amino-acid sequence MKKKSNIINFHSFHLSLLFLFVLFCSSEQHSITSHGGLTDKEVSYIKQRQLLYYRDEFGDRGEKVTVDPSLVFENPRQRNAYIALQAWKQAILSDPFNLTGNWVGSSVCDYTGVYCAPAPDNKRIKTVAGIDLNHGDIAGYLPEELGLLTDLALFHINSNRFCGTVPHKFIKLKRLFELDLSNNRFAGKFPEVVLKLPSLKFLDLRFNEFEGTVPKELFDKDLDAIFINHNRFRFNLPDNFGNSPVSVIVLANNMFHGCVPSSLGNMTGLEEIIMMNNGLRSCLPEEVGNLKNLTVFDVSFNELMGPLPDQIGELVSLEQLNVAHNMLSGKIPASICQLPKLQNFTFSYNFFTGEPPVCLNLRAFDDRRNCLPARPLQRSAAQCKSFLSRPVDCNSFKCAPFVPSLPSPPPPSPPIPVPSPPVALPPPSLPPPPPPISSPPLPPPPPPSPPPPVFSPPPPPPPVFSPPPPPPSPPPPSPPPPPPPVYSPPPPPPPPSPPPPSPPPPSPPPPTYPSPPPPSPPPPTYPSPPPPSPPPPAPIYCVRSPPPPPNSPPPPPPLFSPPPPVPYYYNSPPPPHQSPPPPHHSPPPPPHSPPPPPHSPPPIYPYLSPPPPPPPVYSPPPPVHSPPPPSPPPCIEPPPPPPPPCVEYSPPPPSPSPPPPIHYKPPPSPSPPPPVVTYSSPPPPPPVIYHSPPPPSLSPPPAPVYEGPLPPVIGVSYASPPPPPFY is encoded by the coding sequence atgaagaagaagagtaaTATCATCAACTTCCATTCTTTTCATCTCTCACTTCTCTTTTTGTTCGTCCTCTTCTGTTCGTCGGAGCAGCATTCCATTACCAGCCATGGAGGTCTTACGGACAAGGAAGTTTCATATATCAAGCAACGCCAGCTTCTCTATTACCGAGATGAGTTCGGCGATAGAGGTGAAAAGGTCACTGTCGACCCATCTCTTGTGTTTGAAAACCCAAGGCAGAGAAATGCTTACATAGCTTTACAGGCTTGGAAACAAGCTATACTATCCGACCCTTTCAATCTCACTGGTAACTGGGTTGGATCTAGTGTTTGTGATTACACTGGGGTTTACTGTGCTCCTGCACCTGATAACAAGAGAATCAAGACTGTTGCTGGCATTGATCTAAACCATGGTGATATTGCTGGGTACTTGCCGGAAGAGCTTGGTTTACTTACTGATCTTGCATTGTTCCACATCAACTCTAATCGTTTTTGTGGTACTGTTCCACACAAGTTTATCAAACTCAAGAGACTGTTCGAGTTGGATCTTAGCAACAACAGGTTTGCTGGTAAGTTCCCTGAAGTGGTTCTCAAGCTGCCTTCACTTAAGTTCTTGGATCTGAGGTTCAATGAGTTTGAAGGGACCGTACCAAAAGAACTGTTCGACAAGGACTTGGATGCCATTTTCATCAACCACAATCGCTTCAGGTTTAACCTTCCGGACAACTTCGGTAACTCTCCAGTTTCTGTTATTGTGTTGGCTAACAACATGTTCCATGGATGTGTGCCGTCGAGTCTTGGTAACATGACGGGTCTTGAAGAAATCATTATGATGAACAATGGGTTGAGATCTTGTTTGCCTGAAGAAGTGGGTAATCTTAAGAACTTGACTGTTTTTGATGTTAGCTTTAATGAGTTGATGGGTCCTTTGCCGGACCAAATTGGGGAACTGGTGAGCCTTGAGCAGCTGAATGTGGCTCATAATATGCTGTCTGGGAAAATTCCGGCCAGTATTTGTCAGTTACCCAAGTTGCAGAACTTCACATTCTCGTACAATTTCTTCACTGGAGAGCCGCCGGTTTGCTTGAACTTACGTGCATTTGATGATAGAAGAAATTGCTTGCCTGCGAGACCTTTGCAAAGAAGCGCGGCGCAATGTAAGTCTTTCTTGTCTAGGCCAGTGGACTGCAATTCATTTAAATGTGCTCCTTTTGTTCCTTCTTTACCTTCCCCTCCTCCGCCGTCTCCGCCAATTCCGGTGCCTTCTCCCCCTGTTGCTTTGCCACCACCATCACTACCACCACCTCCACCCCCTATATCCTCTCCCCCTCTCCCTCCCCCTCCCCCTCCTTCACCTCCACCACCCGTTTTCTCTCCACCTCCCCCTCCCCCACCAGTTTTTTCACCTCCCCCACCACCGCCCTCGCCTCCTCCTCCTTCGCCTCCGCCACCACCACCGCCTGTTTACTctccacctccacctcctccaCCACCATCACCTCCACCGCCCTCACCACCACCTCCTTCACCCCCACCCCCTACATATCCATCACCTCCACCACCTTCACCCCCGCCACCTACTTATCCGTCACCACCGCCCCCTTCACCCCCACCACCTGCGCCAATATATTGTGTGAGGTCCCCACCTCCACCACCAAATTCACCACCTCCACCCCCTCCATTGTTCTCCCCGCCGCCACCAGTTCCTTACTACTATAACTCCCCTCCACCACCACATCAGTCACCTCCACCGCCACATCATTCACCCCCACCCCCACCACATTCTCCACCACCGCCTCCACACTCCCCTCCTCCAATTTATCCATATTTATCACCGCCGCCGCCACCACCCCCTGTTTATTCCCCACCTCCTCCGGTTCACTCTCCACCACCACCTTCACCTCCACCATGTATAGAACCTCCTCCACCGCCACCACCACCATGCGTAGAGTACTCGCCACCACCACCATCCCCATCGCCCCCTCCCCCAATTCATTACAAGCCACCCCCATCACCTTCACCACCGCCACCCGTTGTAACATATTCCTCACCTCCACCACCACCTCCAGTTATTTACCATTCACCTCCACCACCATCACTGTCACCCCCTCCAGCTCCTGTGTATGAGGGACCATTGCCACCAGTAATTGGAGTGTCATACGCTTCACCTCCTCCGCCACCTTTCTATTGA
- the LOC105770528 gene encoding uncharacterized protein LOC105770528 isoform X1 — protein MESGLGSNCNERHWIFKDDSWFSQFRNGSNPWMARYAYALIFLVSNLLAWAVRDYGHNAFPEMEKLKNCQGGRGCLGAEGVLRVSLGCFAFYFVMFLSTAGNSRMYNCRDSWHSGWWSAKIGLWIALTVTSFLVPTFIVQIYGEIAHFGAGVFLLVQLVSVISFITWLNDCCQSEKTAERCHIHVMLLATAAYIICIFGIIMMYIWYAPEPSCLLNIFFITWTLVLLQLMTSVSLHPKINSGFLTPGLMGLYVVFICWCAIRSEPAGESCNRKAEASNKTDWLTIISFVVALLAMVIATFSTGIDSQCFQLQFSKKEARAEDAVPYGYGFFHFVFATGAMYFAMLLIGWNTHHTIKRWTIDVGWTSTWVRIVNEWLAVCVYLWMLVAPVILKWRQTSESA, from the exons ATGGAGAGTGGTTTAGGAAGTAACTGCAACGAGAGGCATTGGATTTTCAAGGACGATTCCTGGTTTAGCCAGTTCAGGAATGGTTCCAATCCTTGGATGGCTAGATATGCCTATGCATTGATCTTCCTGGTTTCGAATTTGCTGGCCTGGGCTGTTCGAGATTATGGCCACAATGCCTTCCCTGAAATGGAAA AGCTGAAGAATTGCCAAGGTGGCCGTGGCTGTTTGGGCGCCGAAGGAGTCCTACGTGTGAGCTTGGGATGTTTT gcTTTCTATTTTGTAATGTTTCTTTCAACTGCTGGCAACTCAAGGATGTACAATTGCAGAGATTCATGGCATTCCGGATGGTGGTCTGCAAAGATTGGCCTCTGGATTGCCTTGACAGTTACCTCCTTTTTGGTTCCTACTTTCATCGTACAAATATATG GGGAGATTGCGCATTTTGGTGCCGG GGTCTTTCTCCTAGTTCAGCTCGTAAGCGTAATCAGTTTCATTACATGGCTGAATGATTGTTGTCAATCTGAGAAAACTGCAGAAAGATG CCACATCCATGTGATGTTACTTGCTACTGCTGCAtatattatatgcatatttgggATTATCATGATGTACATTTGGTATGCACCAGAACCGTCCTGCCTCCTTAACATTTTCTTCATCACATGGACGCTGGTACTTCTGCAACTAATGACCAGTGTTTCCCTCCACCCAAAA ATCAATTCTGGCTTCTTAACTCCAGGGCTCATGGGGCTTTATGTGGTATTTATCTGTTGGTGTGCCATTCGAAG TGAACCAGCAGGGGAAAGTTGCAACCGAAAGGCAGAGGCTTCAAACAAGACAGATTggctcaccatcata AGCTTTGTCGTTGCCTTACTGGCTATGGTTATTGCTACGTTTTCTACCGGTATTGATTCTCAATGTTTTCAG CTGCAGTTCAGTAAAAAGGAAGCCCGTGCTGAAGATGCAGTACCATATGGTTACGGTTTCTTCCATTTCGTTTTTGCCACTGGAGCTATGTACTTCGCAATGCTATTGATCGGCTGGAATACTCATCATACTATTAAAAG ATGGACAATTGATGTTGGTTGGACCAGTACTTGGGTGAGGATAGTGAACGAATGGCTAGCCGTCTGTGTTTACT TGTGGATGCTGGTAGCTCCTGTTATATTGAAGTGGAGACAAACAAGTGAAAGTGCCTGA
- the LOC105770528 gene encoding uncharacterized protein LOC105770528 isoform X2, giving the protein MESGLGSNCNERHWIFKDDSWFSQFRNGSNPWMARYAYALIFLVSNLLAWAVRDYGHNAFPEMEKLKNCQGGRGCLGAEGVLRVSLGCFAFYFVMFLSTAGNSRMYNCRDSWHSGWWSAKIGLWIALTVTSFLVPTFIVQIYGEIAHFGAGVFLLVQLVSVISFITWLNDCCQSEKTAERCHIHVMLLATAAYIICIFGIIMMYIWYAPEPSCLLNIFFITWTLVLLQLMTSVSLHPKINSGFLTPGLMGLYVVFICWCAIRSEPAGESCNRKAEASNKTDWLTIISFVVALLAMVIATFSTGIDSQCFQFSKKEARAEDAVPYGYGFFHFVFATGAMYFAMLLIGWNTHHTIKRWTIDVGWTSTWVRIVNEWLAVCVYLWMLVAPVILKWRQTSESA; this is encoded by the exons ATGGAGAGTGGTTTAGGAAGTAACTGCAACGAGAGGCATTGGATTTTCAAGGACGATTCCTGGTTTAGCCAGTTCAGGAATGGTTCCAATCCTTGGATGGCTAGATATGCCTATGCATTGATCTTCCTGGTTTCGAATTTGCTGGCCTGGGCTGTTCGAGATTATGGCCACAATGCCTTCCCTGAAATGGAAA AGCTGAAGAATTGCCAAGGTGGCCGTGGCTGTTTGGGCGCCGAAGGAGTCCTACGTGTGAGCTTGGGATGTTTT gcTTTCTATTTTGTAATGTTTCTTTCAACTGCTGGCAACTCAAGGATGTACAATTGCAGAGATTCATGGCATTCCGGATGGTGGTCTGCAAAGATTGGCCTCTGGATTGCCTTGACAGTTACCTCCTTTTTGGTTCCTACTTTCATCGTACAAATATATG GGGAGATTGCGCATTTTGGTGCCGG GGTCTTTCTCCTAGTTCAGCTCGTAAGCGTAATCAGTTTCATTACATGGCTGAATGATTGTTGTCAATCTGAGAAAACTGCAGAAAGATG CCACATCCATGTGATGTTACTTGCTACTGCTGCAtatattatatgcatatttgggATTATCATGATGTACATTTGGTATGCACCAGAACCGTCCTGCCTCCTTAACATTTTCTTCATCACATGGACGCTGGTACTTCTGCAACTAATGACCAGTGTTTCCCTCCACCCAAAA ATCAATTCTGGCTTCTTAACTCCAGGGCTCATGGGGCTTTATGTGGTATTTATCTGTTGGTGTGCCATTCGAAG TGAACCAGCAGGGGAAAGTTGCAACCGAAAGGCAGAGGCTTCAAACAAGACAGATTggctcaccatcata AGCTTTGTCGTTGCCTTACTGGCTATGGTTATTGCTACGTTTTCTACCGGTATTGATTCTCAATGTTTTCAG TTCAGTAAAAAGGAAGCCCGTGCTGAAGATGCAGTACCATATGGTTACGGTTTCTTCCATTTCGTTTTTGCCACTGGAGCTATGTACTTCGCAATGCTATTGATCGGCTGGAATACTCATCATACTATTAAAAG ATGGACAATTGATGTTGGTTGGACCAGTACTTGGGTGAGGATAGTGAACGAATGGCTAGCCGTCTGTGTTTACT TGTGGATGCTGGTAGCTCCTGTTATATTGAAGTGGAGACAAACAAGTGAAAGTGCCTGA
- the LOC105770528 gene encoding uncharacterized protein LOC105770528 isoform X3, whose protein sequence is MESGLGSNCNERHWIFKDDSWFSQFRNGSNPWMARYAYALIFLVSNLLAWAVRDYGHNAFPEMEKLKNCQGGRGCLGAEGVLRVSLGCFAFYFVMFLSTAGNSRMYNCRDSWHSGWWSAKIGLWIALTVTSFLVPTFIVQIYGEIAHFGAGVFLLVQLVSVISFITWLNDCCQSEKTAERCHIHVMLLATAAYIICIFGIIMMYIWYAPEPSCLLNIFFITWTLVLLQLMTSVSLHPKINSGFLTPGLMGLYVVFICWCAIRSEPAGESCNRKAEASNKTDWLTIISFVVALLAMVIATFSTGIDSQCFQ, encoded by the exons ATGGAGAGTGGTTTAGGAAGTAACTGCAACGAGAGGCATTGGATTTTCAAGGACGATTCCTGGTTTAGCCAGTTCAGGAATGGTTCCAATCCTTGGATGGCTAGATATGCCTATGCATTGATCTTCCTGGTTTCGAATTTGCTGGCCTGGGCTGTTCGAGATTATGGCCACAATGCCTTCCCTGAAATGGAAA AGCTGAAGAATTGCCAAGGTGGCCGTGGCTGTTTGGGCGCCGAAGGAGTCCTACGTGTGAGCTTGGGATGTTTT gcTTTCTATTTTGTAATGTTTCTTTCAACTGCTGGCAACTCAAGGATGTACAATTGCAGAGATTCATGGCATTCCGGATGGTGGTCTGCAAAGATTGGCCTCTGGATTGCCTTGACAGTTACCTCCTTTTTGGTTCCTACTTTCATCGTACAAATATATG GGGAGATTGCGCATTTTGGTGCCGG GGTCTTTCTCCTAGTTCAGCTCGTAAGCGTAATCAGTTTCATTACATGGCTGAATGATTGTTGTCAATCTGAGAAAACTGCAGAAAGATG CCACATCCATGTGATGTTACTTGCTACTGCTGCAtatattatatgcatatttgggATTATCATGATGTACATTTGGTATGCACCAGAACCGTCCTGCCTCCTTAACATTTTCTTCATCACATGGACGCTGGTACTTCTGCAACTAATGACCAGTGTTTCCCTCCACCCAAAA ATCAATTCTGGCTTCTTAACTCCAGGGCTCATGGGGCTTTATGTGGTATTTATCTGTTGGTGTGCCATTCGAAG TGAACCAGCAGGGGAAAGTTGCAACCGAAAGGCAGAGGCTTCAAACAAGACAGATTggctcaccatcata AGCTTTGTCGTTGCCTTACTGGCTATGGTTATTGCTACGTTTTCTACCGGTATTGATTCTCAATGTTTTCAG TAA